GTGACCAAGCCGTGGGAGAACTACCTTCCCACGCCACGCCGGTTCCGCCGTTCGCTGGTGCGACTGAGTGGGCTCTGGGATCTGGTGTCGGCCTCTCCCTCTGCTGGGAGCCGTCGGTGGTCGCAGATCAGTCGCCGGCTCGCCGACGAATATGCGAAGACTCGTAGCGGTGCGGCCTTGCTAGTCGTCATGCCTCTCGTGAGCGGGCTCGACACGCTTGGGTCGAGTCTTTCGTTCATGCTGTACGCGCTTGCGAGCAACGCCGATGCGCAGGAGCAGATCGCTGCTGAAGTTCGCGAGGCCGTCGGCAGCGGGCCGCTCACGCGAGAAGTGTTTCGCCAGATGCCCCTCCTGCGAGCCGCGATGCTCGAGAGCTTTCGGTTGTATCCGGCTGTTCCGGGAGTCATGCGTTACGCACCCGCGGCTGTTGAGGTCGGCGGCTTTCAGATCCGAAAGAACGAGAAGGTCTTTCTGCCGTTCGTGCTTCCGCACCACCTCGAGGAGTTCTATCCAGAGCCCGAGAAGTTCCGTCTCGAGCGTTTTCTCGAGCATGGAGCCGCTACGGCGGCGCCGGGAGCTTTCGCGCCGTTCGGCGTCGGCGCTCATGCCTGCGTCGGGTCCGGGATCTCGGAGGCGTGCTTTCTGACGACCATCGCCGTTTTCCTCCGGCGATATCGCATTGACCTCGACCCGCCCGGTTATGTGCTCGATGTGCGCTGGAAACCGAGCGCGGTTCCCGAGGGGCTCCGCATCCGGATGCACGTGCGGGACTAGCGGCTGCGTACTGAGGCTCGGCGAGCACGGCCACTCGGTCGAGGTCCGGAGACCGCGGTGGGTCTTGTTGTCGGCGATGCAGGGCGGTGTGTCAGCTAGGGCAGCCTCGCCAGCGCGGACACCGCGGCGGTGCTGGCCAGCATTCTCACAGTAATGCGGCGTTCGAGGTCGGCGAGCCGTACGTCGAGGCGACCCTCGACCCTCCATCCCAACTCATGCATGAACCGGTGATGCCGTCTGCAGAGCGACACGAGATTCGTGAGCGACGTCGGTCCGCCCTGATCCGCGGTCGCTCGTCGCTCGCCTTCGAGACGCTCGGACAAGCCCTCCGACGTTTCCGCGGAAACGTCTCCGGCAGACTTCGCGGCCGCCGCTCGTGCGACTTCGAGCGCCTTCATCACGATCGCCGCTTCTTCTGGCTGGACCTGCGCCACGATTCGCACCATCCCGGACGGTGTTTCGCGCTTCTGGACGTACCCGAACTCCGGGTCGTCGACGGGGATCAGGCCCTCGTAGCGCAGGACCCGTTTGTACTTCGCGCGCGTCTTCTCGAGTTGCGCGCCAGTGCACGACTCCGCCCACTCCAGCAGCGTCGCCTCGTTGTGGGTGCCGGCGCATCGCGTGAGGGTGCGGACCGTGCAGTGGCTGAGCTTGCCGACGCGTAGTGCCTCGTCGATCTTGGGAAGGTCGGCCAGCGCTTTGGCGACGCGAACATACTCGTGCGCGGCGCCCGGGCCGAGGCCGGTGCGCCGTTCGCCTGCCGTCTACCCAGCGGTGGACGCCTCGTCTCCCACCACAGGGGGCGCGATGCGGCCGAGGAGTAGATACCCCGGAGCCGCGATCACGAGCAGCGCCGCGGCGACCAGCCAGGCGCTCGAGAATCCGGAGCTTCGGGCGAGGAGGCCGAGAGCGACCAGCCCGATCGCCGCGCCGAGCGTGAACGACATCGTGGCGACCGAGAGCACGGTGGCGCGTCGGCTCGATTCGATGTGCTCGTTCAGCCACGCCTGGTAGGCTGGGCGTCCGGCGCCGCCCATCAGCTCTCCGATGAGAAGGCCCAGGAGGACTGGGTAGAACTGGGTAGCGAGCGCGGCGGCCGCGAATACGAGGCCGCGCACGAGTGTCGTGCCGAAGAGAAGGTACTCGCGGCCGGTGTGGCGCAGGAGTCGGGTCGTGAGTGCGGCGCCGGTGAAGGCCGCGGCGTTCAAGAGCGCGGTGGCGGCTCCGAGCACCCAGTAGCCCTGGTCACTCAGAAGTTCGAGGCGGGGCGGCCACGTGAGGTTGACCGGTAGGAGCGCGGCGGCGGTGAAGGCGGAGATCAGACACAGTATGCCGACGGTCCGCGAAGCGCGCGCGGCCGCGACGCCGTCTCGCATCTGCGCCACGAGTGGCTGGAAGATGGGGGCGGAGCGCGTCCGCTTGGGGCGGCGCGGCTCCTTCATGGCCACGAGCGCGTAGAGCCCGGTGAGTGAGAAGCCCACGGTGGCGACGTACCACGGGAGAAGCAGGTCGATGTCGGCGAGAAGCCCGCCCGCGATTCCGCCTACGATCATCACGCCCCGAATGATCATCTCCACACGCGCGAAGAGCCGATCGGTGGGCCGGTGGTCGCCTTCTTCCCGGATCCCGTCGATGGCCCATGCTTCGAGAGCACCGCTCGCGAGCGTGTAGCCGATGGCGTCGATGACTTCGGCGATCAGGCAATCCGTGAAGCTGTCGGCAAAGGTGTAGAGGAGGAACGCGCCGCTGCGGACGAAGCACGAGAGGATGAACGAGAACCGTCGCCCGAAGACATCCGCGACAGCGCCGGTCGGCACTTCGAAGATCGCGGTCGCCAGGAAGTACGTCGCAAGCACGACGTTCATCTGGAAGAGATCGAGTCCCTTGCTGAGAAGGAAGATCGGATAGACCGGGGTCATGAACCAGCCCCAGGTCTGGAAGCTCCCCTCGAGGATGTAGAAAGTGCGTTCGGTGCGGGTCATGATGGGGGTCGGCGACTCTAAGCCGGCAGAGGCGGT
This DNA window, taken from Candidatus Binatia bacterium, encodes the following:
- a CDS encoding cytochrome P450; amino-acid sequence: MRLSLSSVVSRVSSGLTGRDQASGCGASFASVASPSSFKCADTDQPDLSLRLRDFGTRRPPRLPASPVLGSLRDFQSRPIELFTRAYRALGPVFRIRLGPKRFVVLAGAESNRLVTTREQEFLSSEGMYDAIAKRVGDDPASLLTNVDGERHRKLRSDVQPGFTRSAFEEQLESAVDVVERYFEGFAPGESQNATDLCKRLLVAQMGEVCLGVQPDGYFDDVDTVTDGLVRTVTKPWENYLPTPRRFRRSLVRLSGLWDLVSASPSAGSRRWSQISRRLADEYAKTRSGAALLVVMPLVSGLDTLGSSLSFMLYALASNADAQEQIAAEVREAVGSGPLTREVFRQMPLLRAAMLESFRLYPAVPGVMRYAPAAVEVGGFQIRKNEKVFLPFVLPHHLEEFYPEPEKFRLERFLEHGAATAAPGAFAPFGVGAHACVGSGISEACFLTTIAVFLRRYRIDLDPPGYVLDVRWKPSAVPEGLRIRMHVRD
- a CDS encoding HNH endonuclease signature motif containing protein; this encodes MVRIVAQVQPEEAAIVMKALEVARAAAAKSAGDVSAETSEGLSERLEGERRATADQGGPTSLTNLVSLCRRHHRFMHELGWRVEGRLDVRLADLERRITVRMLASTAAVSALARLP
- a CDS encoding MFS transporter, producing the protein MTRTERTFYILEGSFQTWGWFMTPVYPIFLLSKGLDLFQMNVVLATYFLATAIFEVPTGAVADVFGRRFSFILSCFVRSGAFLLYTFADSFTDCLIAEVIDAIGYTLASGALEAWAIDGIREEGDHRPTDRLFARVEMIIRGVMIVGGIAGGLLADIDLLLPWYVATVGFSLTGLYALVAMKEPRRPKRTRSAPIFQPLVAQMRDGVAAARASRTVGILCLISAFTAAALLPVNLTWPPRLELLSDQGYWVLGAATALLNAAAFTGAALTTRLLRHTGREYLLFGTTLVRGLVFAAAALATQFYPVLLGLLIGELMGGAGRPAYQAWLNEHIESSRRATVLSVATMSFTLGAAIGLVALGLLARSSGFSSAWLVAAALLVIAAPGYLLLGRIAPPVVGDEASTAG